From the genome of Vicia villosa cultivar HV-30 ecotype Madison, WI linkage group LG2, Vvil1.0, whole genome shotgun sequence, one region includes:
- the LOC131646763 gene encoding large ribosomal subunit protein uL2x, translated as MGRVIRAQRKGAGSIFKSHTHHRKGPARFRSLDFGERNGYLKGVITDIIHDPGRGAPLAKVTFRHPFRYKKQNELFVAAEGLYTGQFIYCGKKATLVVGNVLPVRSIPEGAVICNVEHHVGDRGAFARCSGDYAIVISHNPDNDTSRVKLPSGAKKIIPSGCRAMIGQVAGGGRTEKPMLKAGNAYHKFRVKRNCWPKVRGVAMNPVEHPHGGGNHQHIGHASTVRRDAPPGQKVGLIAAKRTGRLRGQAAATAAKAD; from the exons ATGGGTAGGGTCATCAGAGCACAACGTAAGGGTGCGGGATCAATCTTCAAATCCCACACCCACCACCGTAAAGGCCCCGCCAGATTCCGCAGTCTCGACTTCGGCGAAAGAAACGGCTACCTCAAGGGAGTAATCACCGACATCATCCACGACCCCGGTCGCGGTGCACCTCTCGCCAAGGTAACTTTCCGTCACCCATTCCGGTATAAGAAACAGAACGAGCTTTTTGTTGCTGCTGAAGGACTCTACACTGGACAGTTTATTTATTGCGGGAAGAAAGCCACTCTTGTTGTTGGTAATGTTTTGCCTGTTAGGTCTATTCCCGAAGGAGCTGTTATTTGTAATGTTGAACACCATGTTGGTGATCGTGGTGCTTTTGCTCGGTGTTCTGGTGATTATGCTATTGTTATTAGTCATAATCCTGATAATGATACCTCTAG GGTTAAGCTTCCATCTGGGGCAAAAAAGATTATTCCCAGTGGTTGCAGGGCTATGATTGGGCAAGTTGCAGGTGGTGGTAGAACTGAGAAGCCTATGTTGAAGGCCGGTAATGCTTACCATAAGTTTAGAGTGAAGAGGAATTGTTGGCCTAAGGTTCGTGGTGTGGCTATGAATCCGGTTGAGCATCCTCATGGAGGAGGTAACCACCAGCACATTGGACATGCTAGTACTGTTAGACGTGATGCTCCTCCTGGACAGAAGGTTGGTCTCATTGCTGCTAAGAGGACTGGTCGTCTTAGGGGACAAGCTGCTGCTACTGCAGCTAAGGCTGATTGA